From the genome of Brassica oleracea var. oleracea cultivar TO1000 chromosome C4, BOL, whole genome shotgun sequence:
CCTCTCTTTCCCTGGATCCAGTGAGTTCTTGAAAAATTGTAACTTTATCGTGAATAGAGAGATTCTTAAACCAATCCGAGCTTTTGCTTCAGGTGTATAAAATGGGTACAAGAGGCGTTTCCACCAGGTGGAGAGTGCTCGGGACTGTTAGTGATATACGAGCAGTGCGTGAGAAAGTTCTGGCACTCCCAGCGTTACAAAGATGATCTCCGTTATCTCAAAGTTTGGTTGGAATATGTAAATGCTTTCTCTCTCTCTCTCTCTTTTAGCTCTCCTTCAATGATCTTTCTTTGTATTGAGGAGTATAGTACTAAATGAAAAGTGGTAATCTTTTTTTTTGAAAGGCTGAGCATTGTGCTGATGCGGAAGTGATTTACAAGTTTCTGGAGGTTAATGAGATTGGAAAGACACATGCTTTGTACTACATTGCTTACGCCTTGCACATGGAGTTTAAGTCTAAGGTGAAAACGGCTAATGAGATCTTCAATCTCGGAGTCTCTAGGTATAGTGTGATACATTTTGGTCCTCCTTATATTTCAGATTTTTGTGACATGGGTTGATTGAAAGAGTGTGGGGACTTTATGTGCAGAAACGCAAAGCCTGTGGAGAAGTTGAATGATGCTTACAAGAAGTTCATGGTGAGGACTATGACAAGGCCCAACACAGCTGATGAAGTAAGAGGTTTCTTCTGTTTGTAAGCTGCCTTATGTTTTTGTCTACTTGATGCTTAATGTTTCCACCTTACCAGCAGGAACCAAAGGAGAATAATGACATGCCGTCAAGAAGCTTTGGCACTGTATTGTCTAGGGTAGATAACAATAGTGAGTGTCACATTAACTTTTACCTTTGGACATCATTGAAACGTTTTGATAAGCTCTCTTACGTGACAATGTTTTGTCTAGATGCAGGAAGGCAGGCTTTAGGACCACAAGCCAAGAAACCAAAGCTGAATCAGTAAGTGATTCTTTAAGCATATACAAGCTTCAGCAAAACTCTTTTAACTTATTGTGCAAACTCAATATGATCTGTGCAGATCATCCAAGGTACCTTTATCTATCTACACAGACACTACATCGGGGAATCAACAACAAGAGTCAGACAAGTCAAGACCAGAGTATGGTTCTTGGCTCATGCTTGGAGGCAGAGCAGAGAGGAACAAAGAAAACAATGCTTTACCTGGAAAATGGAAAACATTCAAGGTTTTGACTCTGCTCTAATAATCTCCACAACAAAACTAAGTTACACTCTGATTACTTAGCTGCATTTTTATATATCCTCACAGGTTCCTCAGAAACCTATTGTGAGAACACCTGCAGCCACTGCTTCCTCCTTTGAGGTTTTTATAGACGAAGAAGAAGAATGTACAGAGTAAGTTAGACAAAATATGAATGTTTTCGAAGCAAGACACAGATGTTTTGTTACTGACTTTTTTTTATTATGAAATTGCAGAGAGGGAGGAGAGAAGAAGACTAAGAGCGAAACCAACTCATCATCATCAAACGCTCTGCCGCTTAACGATGGCCGTGAGATTAAGAAGTAAGCATTAACTCCTCTTCTTGATTCATTCACCAAAACAATCAAACTAACAATGTTTACTTTTTTTTCAAAAAAACTGTAGAGAAACAGAGCTGCTTAGACAGAACCCTCTAAGACATTTCCCACCCAACAGCTTCTTACGATGATAATGTTCATCTCTACCAACAAGCATAACAGACACGATCTTCTGAGTTTGAGCTTTGAGCTTTTGTCTATAAAGCTCCTTGTATTTTTTTTTCATGTTTGGATTTGTTTTTGTGATGTACTGATATTTTTATGTACTATGATGAGCTTTATCATGTTTCTTTAAACTTATGAGTTCTTTAATTGATTCCAGTTCGTTACTTAACATCTCCTCCTTGAAAGTTTATGTGCTATTCACTGTATGTTTGTTTTAAATTAAGGAATCACTATAGTCAACGTTATTTAAAGTTTCACTGTAATAGATGCGTAATGGGTACAAATTACAAAAGAATAATTTGATTGGGCACTGCTCTCAGAAAAAAACAACAACTCAATGCTAGAAGAAAAAACGAGTTGGCCTTAAGCAGATGGGAGGGGGCGTAATCAAAGCATTAATAGTCATTTTAAGAAATGATTAAGAACCAATGATGCGATTTAGGAGATAGACTTTGAGTGGTAAACAAGGGAAAATGAGAAGAAGAGAAAACCTCTTGGGGAATTTTATTTGGAGTTAGTGGTAGGGGCATCATTTCATTTCATTGTCTACCCTTTAGAGCTTTTAAGGGGTTCCTCTATACTTAACTAGCATATAACCACTCGATAGAGATTTTAATAAAATAAAAATGCAATTTTTTTATGAGTTAGATTAATCTTGGAAAAATCTTTCATGAGTATAAAAATATTGTGAATTTCATTTTTGAATATTGTAACTCTACCTTTTAGGGCTTATAAGGGGTTTCTCTATGCCAATACTTTTTATATTTGCTACTTAACTAACATATACCACTCAATAGAGATTTCATATTTTAATAAACAAAAGGCAAATTATATGAGTTAGGTTAATCTTGATGAATTATTTCATGTGTATGAAAATATTGTAAATCTCAACTGAGGCTTACGTATATGACATGAATATTTATGATTAGATCAATAATAATTGAATCTTGGCCGTAGAAAAGAAGGTGATGATGATAGTGATGTGTCAAAGAAATCAGGAAATAGCCCCAATCAAAGCAAGTAATCCCCTAACTGGAGTAAATAATTAAAGATTACCCATCTACTTGATTATATGCCCTTAATTCAACAAATCAACATGAACCTTAAGCATGTGTTAAGGGCCGAGATTAAATAAAGAAGAAATTAAGGGTCAATATATCTACAGTTACCAAATTAAAAATAATATTATAGATTTTTATACATAAAAAGTCATTAGTATCTCCACAAAACAAATCCTTCTCCTCCTTCATAAGCACTCTCTCCCCGCCGCAAACGCCGTGACGGGGATGTTCTCGCCATAACGCCGTTGAATCTAAGCCCGTTTCTACACGTGCCATAACCAAAACGGGATTTAAGTAATAACATCCCGTTTCGATGGCTCTGGAACCGTTGGGGCGGGGAGTGAACGTCTTTGACGGTGACGGTAACGTTAACGGCGGTGGGGAGAATAATAATACTACCACTACCCCGCCTAACGAAGGCGGAGATGACGGCGTCAAGACGGCGAGGCTGCCACGCTGGACGAGACAGGAGATCCTGGTGCTGATCCAAGGGAAGAGAGTGGCGGAGAACAGAGTCCGGCGAGGGAGAGCGGCGGGTATGGCGCTCGGGTCGGGTCAAATGGAGCCCAAGTGGGCGTCGGTGTCGTCGTACTGCAGGCGTCACGGCGTGAACCGAGGGCCGGTTCAGTGCCGGAAAAGGTGGAGCAATCTCGCCGGAGATTACAAGAAGATCAAGGAGTGGGAGTCTCAGGTTAAGGAGGAGGCGGGGTCGTATTGGGTGATGAGGAACGATGTTCGCCGTGAGAGGAAGCTTCCTGGTTTTTTCGATAAAGAGGTTTACGATATTGTAGACGGCGGCGTTGTTCCTCCGGCGAATCCGGTTCTTGCGCTTGGCTTGGCTCCGGCGTCGACGTCGGCTGAGGAGCCGGCGAGGAGTGTGGAGAAGTTGAGTTCCGCTTCGGCGCCTAAGTCACTTATAGGTAAAACTGAGATCAAACTCAAAACTTTACATGTTCATTATCGTGAAGTCTCAATTTAATAAAGTTCATTTTTTTTTTTAATAAAGATGTTATAGACAAGGAGAAACAAGCAGCTTGTGAAGCAGCAGATCAAGGTTTGTGTTTTGTCTTTTTTTATATTCTAGCAAAAATTAGATTGCTCGTGTCAATTAGTGCTTTGCAAAGAACACCGTATAAATGTTTATCTCTCTGTGTTTCTCATTTCCATGCTTGCTCTGATCTATTACATAGTCTTAAACCTTGATCTACACGCTCTTATCCTAAACAAGTGCAAGAGCTCTAAAGTTTCTTTTGACTACGTACTTATGTAGGAGAATGGTTTCATATTGTAAAATAAATTAGCTGTGATCTTGCTTGCTCTGGTCTATTTCTTTTGACTACGTACTTATATTAAGTTATTAACTATGATCTTTTTTGTTTATGTTGAAGGCTCTACATTATTTTGTTTTTTCACGTAAAAGTTTGTCTTTTGTTATTGAAGGTGGAATGAAAGAGAAACATCCAGAAGCAGCAAACCCGGAAGCTGCATCGACATCTCAAGAAGAGAGAAAGCGTAAACGAACATCCAGTGGTGATGAAGAAGGAGAAGCAACAAAGAGCAGGCAGGACCAGTTGATAGAGATTCTAGAAAGAAACGGGCAGTTATTGGCGGCACAGCTTGAAGTTCAGAATACCAACTTAAAGCTAGACAGAGAGCAAAGAAAAGATCATGGTGATAACTTAGTCGCTGTTCTCAACAAGCTCGCAGATGCTGTGGCAAAAATCGCAGATAAGTTATAGATATAGTAATACATTATATATATGTACATTTCGTCGAATATTGGTTCAACTTTACTTCTCATTATTATTCTTCTCTCTTTTTTTTTTTGTTTCTTATTTACCACCATTGTTGATTGAATATCGATGTGATGCCACCACAAGAGGCTCTATAGCAAATCTTATATCAACATGGAGAGTTATATAGTTTTAGACATCAGTTTTGTCTTCA
Proteins encoded in this window:
- the LOC106340002 gene encoding mitotic spindle checkpoint protein BUBR1-like encodes the protein MAERRVEISDPESEFFASKQETGHEWELFKENVRPLKRGRNVRLLNHALKSHTDHQLRKTLVEKRRKLIEEIDEYAGDDPLFPWIQCIKWVQEAFPPGGECSGLLVIYEQCVRKFWHSQRYKDDLRYLKVWLEYAEHCADAEVIYKFLEVNEIGKTHALYYIAYALHMEFKSKVKTANEIFNLGVSRNAKPVEKLNDAYKKFMVRTMTRPNTADEEPKENNDMPSRSFGTVLSRVDNNNAGRQALGPQAKKPKLNQSSKVPLSIYTDTTSGNQQQESDKSRPEYGSWLMLGGRAERNKENNALPGKWKTFKVPQKPIVRTPAATASSFEVFIDEEEECTEEGGEKKTKSETNSSSSNALPLNDGREIKKETELLRQNPLRHFPPNSFLR
- the LOC106339392 gene encoding uncharacterized protein LOC106339392, with amino-acid sequence MALEPLGRGVNVFDGDGNVNGGGENNNTTTTPPNEGGDDGVKTARLPRWTRQEILVLIQGKRVAENRVRRGRAAGMALGSGQMEPKWASVSSYCRRHGVNRGPVQCRKRWSNLAGDYKKIKEWESQVKEEAGSYWVMRNDVRRERKLPGFFDKEVYDIVDGGVVPPANPVLALGLAPASTSAEEPARSVEKLSSASAPKSLIDVIDKEKQAACEAADQGGMKEKHPEAANPEAASTSQEERKRKRTSSGDEEGEATKSRQDQLIEILERNGQLLAAQLEVQNTNLKLDREQRKDHGDNLVAVLNKLADAVAKIADKL